Proteins encoded within one genomic window of Streptomyces sp. NBC_00523:
- a CDS encoding terpene synthase family protein, with product MENELPDIYCPFPQRTNPHVGHVREHLDTWTRNTGLVHRDSARERFEQADFGAFVGMVYPTADSENLDLVADWFVWLFLVDDQLDDGHLGRSPERVRDVVALMLAVVEGTRTGVLENEELPAAVVALIDLWQRTTPTAAVHWRRRFAWHLKKYLTTATTWEAGNRAAGVVPSEELYIEKRRHTGAIIVCMDLIEIVAGIEAPSSIHNDPRFITALEASCNHVCWANDVYSYEKEQVLGEIHNLVHLVRHHRGYGKQEALEHVCAEIAVETERFLTAETELLEAYPQLTPMLEPYLDGMRSWMRGNLDWSRQTPRYNPADVSQYEQPEQYLESTVLGVSQD from the coding sequence GTGGAGAACGAACTGCCGGACATCTACTGCCCGTTCCCCCAGCGGACGAACCCGCACGTCGGCCACGTACGGGAGCATCTGGACACCTGGACCCGCAACACCGGTCTGGTGCACCGGGATTCAGCCAGAGAGCGCTTCGAGCAGGCGGACTTCGGCGCGTTCGTCGGCATGGTCTACCCGACCGCCGACAGTGAGAATCTGGACCTGGTCGCCGACTGGTTCGTCTGGCTCTTCCTCGTGGACGACCAGCTGGACGACGGCCATCTCGGCCGGAGCCCGGAGCGGGTGCGGGACGTCGTCGCCCTGATGCTGGCCGTGGTCGAGGGCACCCGCACCGGTGTGCTGGAGAACGAGGAGCTGCCCGCCGCCGTGGTGGCCCTCATCGACCTGTGGCAACGTACGACGCCGACCGCGGCGGTGCACTGGCGGCGCAGGTTCGCCTGGCACCTGAAGAAGTACCTCACCACCGCCACCACCTGGGAAGCCGGGAACCGGGCGGCGGGCGTGGTGCCGTCGGAGGAGCTGTACATAGAGAAGCGCCGCCACACCGGCGCGATCATCGTCTGCATGGACCTGATAGAGATCGTCGCGGGCATCGAGGCACCCTCCTCGATCCACAACGACCCCCGGTTCATCACCGCGCTCGAAGCGTCCTGCAACCACGTCTGCTGGGCCAATGACGTGTATTCGTACGAGAAGGAGCAGGTGCTCGGCGAGATCCACAACCTCGTCCACCTGGTCCGCCACCACCGCGGCTACGGCAAGCAGGAGGCGCTGGAGCACGTCTGCGCGGAGATCGCCGTCGAGACGGAGCGCTTCCTGACGGCCGAGACCGAGCTGCTGGAGGCGTATCCGCAGCTGACTCCGATGCTGGAGCCGTATCTCGACGGCATGCGCAGCTGGATGCGCGGCAATCTCGACTGGTCCCGGCAGACGCCCCGCTACAACCCGGCCGACGTCAGCCAGTACGAGCAGCCGGAGCAGTATCTGGAGTCCACGGTCCTGGGCGTCTCCCAGGACTGA
- the rpe gene encoding ribulose-phosphate 3-epimerase, which translates to MAQINPSILSADFARLADEAKAVEGADWLHVDVMDNHFVPNLTLGVPIVESLSRATDTPLDCHLMIEDADRWAPQYVEAGAGSVTFHVEAAAAPVRLAREIRAKGARASMALKPATPIEPYEDLLPELDMLLIMTVEPGFGGQAFLDIMLPKIRRTRELISKHGLDLWLQVDGGVSESTIERCAEAGADVFVAGSAVYGAGDPAAAVRALRAKADGAIGAAGWACAH; encoded by the coding sequence ATGGCCCAGATCAACCCGAGTATTCTCTCCGCCGATTTCGCGCGCCTCGCCGATGAGGCCAAGGCCGTCGAAGGTGCCGACTGGCTCCATGTCGATGTCATGGACAACCACTTCGTGCCCAATCTGACCCTCGGGGTTCCGATCGTGGAATCGCTCAGCAGGGCCACGGACACGCCGCTGGACTGCCATCTGATGATCGAGGACGCGGACCGCTGGGCACCGCAGTACGTCGAGGCGGGGGCCGGGTCGGTCACTTTCCACGTCGAGGCCGCCGCCGCCCCCGTGCGGCTGGCCCGCGAGATCCGCGCCAAGGGCGCCCGCGCCTCCATGGCGCTCAAGCCGGCGACGCCCATCGAGCCGTACGAGGACCTGCTCCCCGAGCTCGACATGCTGCTGATCATGACCGTGGAGCCGGGCTTCGGCGGCCAGGCGTTCCTGGACATCATGCTGCCGAAGATCCGCCGCACCCGTGAGCTGATCTCCAAGCACGGGCTCGATCTGTGGCTCCAGGTCGACGGAGGCGTCTCCGAGTCCACCATCGAGCGGTGTGCCGAGGCCGGCGCCGACGTCTTCGTCGCCGGTTCGGCGGTGTACGGGGCGGGCGACCCGGCCGCCGCGGTGCGGGCCCTGCGCGCCAAGGCCGACGGAGCGATCGGCGCGGCCGGCTGGGCCTGCGCGCACTGA
- a CDS encoding RsmB/NOP family class I SAM-dependent RNA methyltransferase, with translation MNDQPRRRPAKPHRRPQKDPVRFLAFEVLRAVDERDAYANLVLPPLLKKARAKGDFDHRDAALATELVYGTLRRQGTYDAIVAACIDRPLREVDPPVLDVLNMGVHQLLGTRIPTHAAVSASVELARVVLGEGRAKFVNAVLRKVSADDLDGWVAKVAPSYEDDAEDHLAVVHSHPRWVVSALWDALGGGRAGIEDLLDADNERPEVTLVARPGRSTTDELIEELGEDNSLPGRWSPYAVRMAEGGEPGALTAVRESRAGVQDEGSQLVAAALAAAPLEGSDARWLDGCAGPGGKAALLAALAADRGAALLAAEKQPHRARLVERALAGNPGPYQVITADGTRPPWRPGSFDRVLMDVPCSGLGALRRRPEARWRRRPEDLEGFAPLQRGLLREALKAVRVGGVVGYATCSPHLAETRVVVEDVLKGRGGAPVEAEWIDARPLLPGVPALGDGPDVQLWPHLHGTDAMYLALLRRTA, from the coding sequence GTGAACGACCAGCCGCGTCGCCGTCCCGCCAAGCCGCACCGCCGTCCCCAGAAGGACCCGGTCCGCTTCCTCGCCTTCGAGGTCCTGCGGGCCGTGGACGAGCGCGACGCGTACGCGAACCTCGTCCTGCCCCCGCTGCTGAAGAAGGCCCGGGCCAAGGGCGACTTCGACCACCGCGACGCCGCCCTTGCGACCGAGCTGGTCTACGGGACGCTGCGCCGCCAGGGGACGTACGACGCGATCGTCGCCGCCTGCATCGACCGGCCGCTGCGCGAGGTGGACCCGCCGGTCCTGGACGTGCTGAACATGGGCGTGCACCAGCTCCTCGGCACCCGTATCCCGACCCACGCGGCCGTCTCCGCGAGCGTGGAGCTGGCCCGGGTGGTGCTGGGGGAGGGGCGCGCCAAGTTCGTCAACGCCGTCCTGCGCAAAGTGTCCGCCGACGACCTCGACGGCTGGGTCGCGAAGGTGGCCCCCTCCTACGAGGACGACGCCGAGGACCACCTCGCGGTCGTCCACTCGCACCCGCGCTGGGTCGTCTCCGCGCTCTGGGACGCGCTCGGCGGCGGCCGCGCCGGGATCGAGGACCTGCTCGACGCCGACAACGAGCGCCCCGAGGTCACCCTCGTCGCCCGCCCCGGCCGCTCCACCACGGACGAGCTCATCGAGGAGCTGGGCGAGGACAACTCGCTCCCGGGCCGCTGGTCGCCCTACGCCGTGCGGATGGCCGAGGGAGGCGAGCCCGGCGCCCTGACCGCCGTGCGCGAGAGCCGGGCCGGGGTCCAGGACGAGGGCAGTCAGCTCGTCGCCGCCGCCCTGGCGGCCGCCCCGCTGGAGGGCAGCGACGCCCGCTGGCTCGACGGCTGCGCGGGCCCCGGCGGAAAGGCCGCCCTGCTGGCCGCCCTCGCCGCCGACCGCGGCGCCGCCCTGCTGGCCGCCGAGAAGCAGCCGCACCGCGCCCGCCTCGTGGAACGCGCGCTGGCCGGCAACCCCGGCCCGTACCAGGTGATCACCGCCGACGGCACCCGCCCGCCCTGGCGCCCCGGCAGCTTCGACCGGGTCCTGATGGACGTGCCGTGCTCCGGGCTCGGCGCGCTCCGCCGCCGCCCCGAGGCCCGCTGGCGCCGCCGCCCGGAGGACCTGGAGGGCTTCGCGCCCCTCCAGCGCGGGCTGCTGCGCGAGGCGCTGAAGGCCGTACGCGTCGGCGGTGTCGTCGGGTACGCGACCTGCTCGCCGCACCTCGCGGAGACCCGGGTCGTCGTGGAGGACGTGCTCAAGGGGCGCGGCGGGGCGCCCGTCGAGGCGGAGTGGATCGACGCCCGTCCGCTGCTGCCGGGCGTGCCCGCGCTGGGCGACGGACCCGACGTCCAGCTCTGGCCGCATCTGCACGGCACCGACGCGATGTATCTGGCGCTGCTCCGCCGTACCGCCTGA
- a CDS encoding GuaB1 family IMP dehydrogenase-related protein, producing MRFLEPGTGRYTESPSVPYDLTYDDVFMVPGRSAVGSRQGVDLSSPDGSGTTIPLVVANMTAIAGRRMAETIARRGGLVVIPQDIPIEVVTEVVAWVKTRHLVLDTPIELSPGQTVADALSLLHKRAHGAGVVVDAERRPVGVVTDHDLSGVDRFTQLSEVMSKDLVVLDADIDPRDAFNKLDGANRKLAPAVDADGRLVGILTRKGALRATLYTPATDADGKLRIAAAVGINGDVAGKAKQLLDAGVDTLVVDTAHGHQESMISAVRAVRALDPQVPIVAGNIVAAEGVRDLIEAGADIIKVGVGPGAMCTTRMMTGVGRPQFSAVLECAAEAKKYGKHVWADGGVRHPRDVAMALAAGASNVMIGSWFAGTYESPGDLQQSADGRFYKESFGMASARAVKNRTSDESAYDRARKALFEEGISTSRMFLDPARPGVEDLIDSIIAGVRSSCTYAGAASLAEFAEKAVVGVQSAAGYAEGKPLHASWS from the coding sequence ATGCGTTTTCTTGAGCCCGGCACCGGTCGCTATACAGAGTCCCCCTCGGTTCCGTACGACCTCACGTACGACGACGTCTTCATGGTCCCGGGCCGGTCGGCGGTCGGATCGCGCCAGGGTGTCGACCTGTCCTCGCCCGACGGCAGCGGCACCACCATCCCCCTCGTCGTCGCGAACATGACCGCGATCGCGGGCCGCCGGATGGCCGAGACCATCGCCCGCCGCGGCGGCCTCGTCGTCATCCCGCAGGACATCCCGATCGAGGTCGTCACCGAGGTCGTCGCCTGGGTGAAGACGCGCCACCTGGTGCTCGACACGCCCATCGAGCTGTCGCCCGGCCAGACCGTCGCGGACGCGCTGTCCCTGCTGCACAAGCGCGCGCACGGCGCCGGGGTCGTCGTGGACGCCGAACGCCGGCCCGTCGGCGTGGTCACCGACCACGACCTGTCCGGTGTGGACCGCTTCACCCAGCTCTCCGAGGTCATGTCCAAGGACCTGGTCGTCCTGGACGCGGACATCGACCCGCGCGACGCCTTCAACAAGCTGGACGGCGCCAACCGCAAGCTCGCCCCCGCCGTCGACGCGGACGGGCGCCTCGTCGGCATCCTCACCCGCAAGGGCGCCCTGCGCGCCACGCTCTACACCCCGGCCACCGACGCGGACGGCAAGCTGCGGATCGCCGCCGCCGTCGGCATCAACGGCGACGTGGCCGGCAAGGCGAAGCAGCTCCTCGACGCGGGTGTGGACACCCTCGTCGTGGACACCGCGCACGGTCACCAGGAGTCCATGATCAGCGCGGTGCGCGCGGTCCGGGCGCTGGACCCGCAGGTGCCGATCGTGGCGGGCAACATCGTCGCGGCCGAGGGCGTGCGCGACCTCATCGAGGCCGGCGCGGACATCATCAAGGTCGGCGTCGGACCCGGCGCCATGTGCACCACCCGCATGATGACCGGCGTGGGCCGCCCCCAGTTCTCGGCCGTGCTGGAGTGCGCCGCCGAGGCGAAGAAGTACGGCAAGCACGTCTGGGCCGACGGCGGGGTCCGCCACCCGCGCGACGTCGCCATGGCGCTCGCCGCGGGTGCGTCCAACGTGATGATCGGCTCCTGGTTCGCCGGGACCTACGAGTCCCCGGGCGACCTCCAGCAGAGTGCCGACGGCCGCTTCTACAAGGAGTCCTTCGGCATGGCGTCCGCGCGCGCCGTGAAGAACCGGACCTCCGACGAGTCCGCGTACGACCGCGCCCGCAAGGCGCTCTTCGAGGAGGGCATCTCCACCTCGCGGATGTTCCTGGACCCGGCGCGCCCCGGCGTCGAGGACCTGATCGACTCGATCATCGCGGGCGTCCGCTCCTCCTGCACGTACGCGGGCGCGGCCTCCCTCGCGGAGTTCGCCGAGAAGGCCGTCGTCGGGGTGCAGAGCGCCGCCGGCTACGCGGAGGGCAAGCCGCTGCACGCCAGCTGGAGCTAG
- a CDS encoding sugar-binding transcriptional regulator yields the protein MSAGRSALRMGPAELVQAAAMARRFYLEGKSKIQIAEEFGVSRFKVARVLETALERDLVRIEIRVPAELDAERSDALRARYGLRHAVVVESPAEEQDDAADPENLGEVAADLLGELVNEGDVLGLAWGRSTIHMAAALDRLPPCTVVQLTGVYDAGTAERGSVEAVRRAAQVSGGEAHPIYAPMLLPDPATAAALRHQTGIARAFEYFDKVTVAAVSIGSWEPGISTVHDMLSDEERRHYASLGVAAEMSAHLFDAEGRRVGRDLGERCITVEADRLRRIPEVVAIAGGQRKAAAIGAVLRSGLVTSLVTDTAAADYLLTESAAPRRPALERADPDGD from the coding sequence ATGTCGGCGGGCCGGTCCGCCCTGCGGATGGGGCCCGCGGAGCTGGTGCAGGCGGCGGCCATGGCCCGCCGCTTCTACCTCGAGGGCAAGTCCAAGATTCAGATCGCCGAGGAGTTCGGCGTCAGCCGCTTCAAGGTCGCCCGGGTGCTGGAGACCGCCCTGGAGCGCGACCTCGTACGCATCGAGATCCGGGTCCCGGCCGAGCTGGACGCCGAGCGCTCCGACGCGCTCCGGGCCCGCTACGGGCTGCGCCACGCGGTCGTCGTGGAGTCCCCGGCGGAGGAGCAGGACGACGCGGCGGACCCGGAGAACCTGGGCGAGGTCGCGGCCGACCTCCTCGGCGAACTGGTGAACGAGGGCGATGTGCTCGGGCTCGCCTGGGGCCGCTCCACCATCCACATGGCCGCCGCCCTCGACCGGCTGCCCCCGTGCACGGTCGTGCAGCTCACCGGGGTGTACGACGCGGGCACCGCCGAGCGCGGTTCGGTGGAGGCCGTGCGGCGCGCCGCCCAGGTCTCCGGGGGCGAGGCGCACCCGATCTACGCGCCGATGCTGCTGCCCGACCCGGCGACGGCCGCCGCGCTGCGCCACCAGACGGGGATCGCCCGGGCCTTCGAGTACTTCGACAAGGTGACGGTCGCGGCCGTCTCCATCGGTTCCTGGGAGCCGGGCATCTCGACCGTGCACGACATGCTCTCCGACGAGGAGCGCCGGCACTACGCCTCGCTCGGCGTCGCCGCCGAGATGTCGGCCCACCTCTTCGACGCGGAGGGCCGCCGGGTCGGCCGGGACCTCGGCGAGCGGTGCATCACCGTCGAGGCGGACCGGCTGCGCCGGATCCCCGAGGTGGTGGCCATCGCGGGCGGGCAGCGCAAGGCCGCGGCGATCGGCGCGGTGCTGCGGTCCGGCCTGGTCACCAGCCTGGTGACGGACACGGCCGCCGCCGACTACCTCCTCACCGAGTCCGCCGCCCCGCGCCGCCCGGCCCTGGAGCGCGCGGACCCGGACGGCGACTGA
- the fmt gene encoding methionyl-tRNA formyltransferase, giving the protein MKLVFAGTPEVAVPALDALIASGRHEVAAVVTRPDAPAGRGRRLVASPVAERAEEAGIEVLKPARPRDEDFLARLREIAPDCCPVVAYGALLPKAALDIPARGWVNLHFSLLPAWRGAAPVQHAVMSGDEVTGASTFLIEEGLDSGPVYGVLTEEVRPTDTSGDLLTRLAFAGSGLLAATMDGIEDGTLHAVPQPAEGVTLAPKITVEDAQVQWSAPALRVDRVIRACTPAPGAWTLFRGERLKLVQATPAVDRSELAPGELSVGKNNVFVGTGSHAVELLWVQPQGKKPMRAADWARGVRIAAGELVGS; this is encoded by the coding sequence ATGAAGCTCGTCTTCGCAGGCACCCCCGAGGTAGCCGTTCCCGCACTCGACGCCCTGATCGCCTCCGGCCGGCACGAGGTGGCCGCCGTCGTGACCCGGCCCGACGCGCCCGCGGGGCGTGGCCGGCGGCTGGTGGCCAGCCCGGTCGCCGAGCGCGCAGAGGAGGCCGGGATCGAGGTGCTGAAGCCCGCCAGGCCCCGGGACGAGGACTTCCTCGCGCGGCTGCGGGAGATCGCGCCGGACTGCTGCCCGGTCGTCGCGTACGGCGCGCTGCTGCCCAAGGCGGCGCTCGACATCCCGGCGAGGGGCTGGGTCAACCTGCACTTCTCGCTGCTGCCCGCCTGGCGCGGCGCGGCTCCCGTGCAGCACGCGGTGATGTCCGGCGACGAGGTCACCGGGGCGTCCACCTTCCTGATCGAGGAGGGGCTGGACTCCGGGCCGGTCTACGGCGTCCTGACCGAGGAGGTCCGCCCGACCGACACCAGCGGCGATCTGCTGACCCGGCTGGCGTTCGCCGGGTCCGGGCTGCTGGCCGCCACCATGGACGGCATCGAGGACGGCACCCTGCACGCCGTCCCGCAGCCCGCCGAGGGGGTCACCCTCGCGCCGAAGATCACCGTCGAGGACGCCCAGGTCCAGTGGTCCGCGCCCGCCCTCCGCGTCGACCGCGTCATCCGCGCCTGCACCCCCGCCCCCGGCGCCTGGACGCTGTTCCGGGGCGAGCGCCTGAAGCTCGTCCAGGCCACCCCCGCCGTGGACCGGTCCGAGCTGGCGCCCGGTGAGCTGTCGGTCGGTAAGAACAACGTGTTCGTCGGCACCGGGTCGCACGCGGTCGAGCTGCTGTGGGTGCAGCCGCAGGGCAAGAAGCCGATGCGCGCCGCCGACTGGGCGCGCGGGGTCCGCATCGCCGCCGGCGAGCTGGTCGGGAGCTGA
- a CDS encoding Lrp/AsnC family transcriptional regulator, whose protein sequence is MRLNDLDERIVHALAEDARRSYADIGSIIGLSAPAVKRRVDRLRAEGAITGFTVRVDPAALGWETEGYIEIYCSRNTSPESIKQGLARYPEVASASTVTGDADALVQVFAADMRHFEQVLERIAGEPYVERTKSVLVLSPLLRRYSSGSPG, encoded by the coding sequence GTGCGACTGAACGACCTCGACGAACGCATCGTCCACGCCCTGGCCGAGGACGCCCGCCGCTCCTACGCCGACATCGGCTCGATCATCGGCCTGTCCGCGCCCGCCGTGAAACGCCGGGTCGACCGGCTGCGCGCCGAGGGGGCCATCACCGGGTTCACCGTGCGCGTTGACCCGGCGGCGCTCGGCTGGGAGACCGAGGGGTACATCGAGATCTACTGCAGCCGCAACACGTCCCCGGAGTCCATCAAGCAGGGGCTCGCCCGCTATCCCGAGGTCGCCTCCGCGTCCACGGTCACCGGCGACGCGGATGCGCTGGTGCAGGTCTTCGCGGCGGACATGCGGCACTTTGAGCAGGTGCTCGAGCGGATTGCGGGGGAGCCGTACGTCGAACGGACGAAATCCGTGCTGGTGCTTTCGCCGTTGCTGCGGCGGTATTCGTCCGGGTCCCCGGGGTAG